The region GAGCATCTCGAGCGGCTCCTGGGTCGCGCGCTGAACTCCTTCGAACTGCCCGACGACGCGATACGGCGGCTCGACTGCGCGCTGGCGCACGACAGTTCGCTGCACTCCGCGCACCACAGTGCGGGCCTGCACCGCGAGACGTACCGCCACACCTGGCTGCTCGCCGACGGTTCGGCGCTCACCCTGTGGGAGCTGGTGCACAACACGGCGCCCGGGGCGGGTCCGCAGGCCGAGGTGTACGTCGACGAGGAGGAGCTGCGCGCCGCCACGGCCCGGCTCCCGCTGCCCGCGGACACTCCTGACTTCGAGCTGCCGGTGACGGTGCAGCTCGCCGCGGTCGTCCAGCCGCGGCACACGTACGTTCCGGACGACTCTGCGGACCACGCGCGCCGGTTACTGAGGCGCGCGGAGAACGCGGACCGGCCGGGGGCTGAGACCGCCGAGCTGCTGCGTGAGGCGTTCGCGCACCAGATCACGCAGGCGTTCGGGCGGCCGTGCCGCGCGGGCCGGGCCGGTATCGGCTTCTCGCTCTACGAGCACGCCTTCCTGCTGCCCGGCGGTGAGGAGGTCTCCCTCTGGGAGATCGAGCACACGGCCACGCCCGACGGCCGGCACATGTGCGAGGTGTATCCGACGGAGGACCGGGCGCGGGACGCGATGGAGCGCCGGGCGGCGCGGACGTCGTAACCCCCGAACCGAAGTCGAGAACCCCGGTGGGCCGGTCGTCGAGACGACCGGCCCACCGGGGTTTTGACGACCGGCCCACCGGGTGGGTGCCGGCGTGCTCGTCGCTCCGCCTACGCCGCCACCGGCTCCTTCTTCGTCGGCGCCGCAGCCGTCGCGCCGTCCGGTGACTCGGCGGTTGTGGCGCCCGGCGCGGGCTTGCGCATGCTCTTGAGGAGGATCACCAGGGCCGTCGTGACGCAGGTGCCGGCCGCGATGGCGATCAGGTAGAGGAACGGGCTGCCGATCAGCGGGACCACGAAGATGCCGCCGTGCGGGGCGCGCAGCGTGGCGCCGAAGGCCATCGACAGGGCGCCGGTGACCGCGCCGCCGGCCATCGAGGCCGGGATGACGCGCAGCGGGTCCGCCGCCGCGAACGGGATCGCGCCCTCGGAGATGAAGGAGGCGCCCAGTACCCAGGCGGCCTTGCCGTTCTCGCGCTCGGCCGGGGTGAAGAGCTTCCGGCGGACGACGGTGGCCAGCGCCATGCCCAGCGGAGGGACCATGCCGGCGGCCATCACGGCGGCCATGACCTTCATCGCGGAGTCGCTCGGGTCCTGGACGGCGATGCCGGCGGTGGCGAAGGCGTAGGCGACCTTGTTGACGGGGCCGCCGAGGTCGAAGCACATCATCAGACCGAGCAGGATGCCCAGCAGCACGGCGTTGCTGCCGGAGAGGCCGGAGAGCCAGTCCGTCATGCCCTTCTGGGCCTCGGCGATCGGCTTGCCGACCACGACGAACATCAGGAAGCCGACGACCAATGAGGAGATCAGCGGGATCACGACGACGGGCATGATGCCGCGCAGCACCGGCGGGATCTTGATCCGCTGGATCGCGAGGACCACGCCACCCGCGAGCAGACCGGCGACGAGACCGCCGAGGAAGCCGGCGCCGATGTTGTAGGCGATCATGCCGCCGACGAAGCCGGGGACGAGGCCGGGTCGGTCCGCCATGCCGTAGGCGATGTAGCCGGCGAGGACCGGGATGAGGAAGCCGAAGGCGACGCCGCCGATCTGGAACAGCAGTGCGCCCCAGCTGTCGACCTGGGTCCAGGAGAAGTGCTCCATGACCGAGGGCGCCTTGTCGATCTCCCAGCCGCCGATGGCGAAGCCGAGGGCGAGCAGCAGGCCGCCGGCTGCGACGAACGGGACCATGTAACTCACGCCGGTCATCAGCCACTTGCGCAGCTTGGTGCCGTAGCTGTCGCCGGAGTCGCCGGCCCGCTCGACGGGCGTACCGCCGCCCTGGGCGCTCGCGGTGACCTCGCCGCGCTCGGCCTTGCCGCGTACGTCGGCGATGAGCTGGGCGGGCTTGTTGATGCCGGCCTTGACGCCGACGTCGACGGTCGGCTTCCCGGCGAAGCGTTCCTTCTCCCGTACGGGTACGTCGTGGGCGAAGATCACGCCGTCCGCGTCGGCGATGGCCGCCGGGTCGAGCCGGGTGAACCCGGCCGAGCCCTGCGTCTCGACGACGAGTTCGATGCCCGCCTCGCGGCCGGCGTTCTCCAGGGACTCGGCCGCCATGTACGTGTGCGCGATACCGGTGGGGCAGGAGGTGACGGCGACGATACGGAACGGCCGCCCGCCCCCGCCGGCGCCCTCGTCCGTACCCGCACCGGTACTCGTACTCGTACCCGCGGCGACTTCGGCGGAGGCCGCCGCCGAAGCCGCCGCGGAGTCTTCGGTGCCCGCGGCCGGGGTCGTGTCGCCGCGGATCAGCGCGGCGGCGCTCGCCGCGTCGCCCACCGAGCGCAGTGCGGCCGTGAACTCGTCGTTCATCAGCTGCCGGGCCAGCGACGAGAGGATCGTCAGATGGGCGTCGTCGGCGCCGGCCGGGGCCGCGATCAGGAAGATCAGGTCGGCGGGTCCGTCGGCCGCGCCGAAGTCGATCCCGGCGGCGCTGCGCCCGAAGGCGAGCGTCGGCTCGGTCACGTGTTCGCTTCGGCAGTGCGGGATGCCGATGCCGCCGTCGAGGCCGGTCGGCATCTGCGCCTCACGGGCGGCCACGTCGGCGAGGAAACCGTCGAGGTCGGTCACCCGGCCCTTCGCCACCATGCGCTCGGCGAGGGCACGGGCCGCCGCGTCCTTGGTCTGGGCGGACAGGTCGAGATCGACCAGGTCCGCGGTGATCATCTCGCTCATCGCGGGCTCCTTCGCACGCATATCGCCCGGGAAAAGGGGTGGGCGGGGCTGGGGACGGGGGTGGTGCGGTTGGGGTTCATGGGGAGGAGGGCGGCTGCGGCGGGGCCGGGGGAACCCCGCCGCGTCAGGGCCTGCTCAGGGGGACAGCCGTACGGGGAGCGGGACGTCATGACACCGGCTCCCTCAGTACACGGTCCACGGGCACCTCGCTCGTCACCGTCACGGCGGACGGGTCGAGGTCGGCGGGCGTCGGCATCACACTGCCGGGCAACTGGACGGCGGCGGCGCCGTGTGCGACGGCGGAGGCGAGTGCCCGGGGGCCGCTGCCGCCGGCGATCAGGAAGCCGGCGAGCGAGGAGTCACCGGCGCCCACATTGCTGCGTACGGTGTCGACGCGTGCGCTGCCGAACCAGGTACCGGTGCCGTTGACGAGCAACTGTCCGTCGGCGCCGAGGCTGGCGA is a window of Streptomyces sp. B21-083 DNA encoding:
- a CDS encoding PTS fructose transporter subunit IIABC — protein: MSEMITADLVDLDLSAQTKDAAARALAERMVAKGRVTDLDGFLADVAAREAQMPTGLDGGIGIPHCRSEHVTEPTLAFGRSAAGIDFGAADGPADLIFLIAAPAGADDAHLTILSSLARQLMNDEFTAALRSVGDAASAAALIRGDTTPAAGTEDSAAASAAASAEVAAGTSTSTGAGTDEGAGGGGRPFRIVAVTSCPTGIAHTYMAAESLENAGREAGIELVVETQGSAGFTRLDPAAIADADGVIFAHDVPVREKERFAGKPTVDVGVKAGINKPAQLIADVRGKAERGEVTASAQGGGTPVERAGDSGDSYGTKLRKWLMTGVSYMVPFVAAGGLLLALGFAIGGWEIDKAPSVMEHFSWTQVDSWGALLFQIGGVAFGFLIPVLAGYIAYGMADRPGLVPGFVGGMIAYNIGAGFLGGLVAGLLAGGVVLAIQRIKIPPVLRGIMPVVVIPLISSLVVGFLMFVVVGKPIAEAQKGMTDWLSGLSGSNAVLLGILLGLMMCFDLGGPVNKVAYAFATAGIAVQDPSDSAMKVMAAVMAAGMVPPLGMALATVVRRKLFTPAERENGKAAWVLGASFISEGAIPFAAADPLRVIPASMAGGAVTGALSMAFGATLRAPHGGIFVVPLIGSPFLYLIAIAAGTCVTTALVILLKSMRKPAPGATTAESPDGATAAAPTKKEPVAA
- a CDS encoding DUF6227 family protein, which codes for MSVPYETAAYEPPESPESPEEHLERLLGRALNSFELPDDAIRRLDCALAHDSSLHSAHHSAGLHRETYRHTWLLADGSALTLWELVHNTAPGAGPQAEVYVDEEELRAATARLPLPADTPDFELPVTVQLAAVVQPRHTYVPDDSADHARRLLRRAENADRPGAETAELLREAFAHQITQAFGRPCRAGRAGIGFSLYEHAFLLPGGEEVSLWEIEHTATPDGRHMCEVYPTEDRARDAMERRAARTS